One region of Oncorhynchus keta strain PuntledgeMale-10-30-2019 chromosome 24, Oket_V2, whole genome shotgun sequence genomic DNA includes:
- the LOC118357420 gene encoding urotensin-2 receptor, giving the protein MNHNKTVNHNVSPPAPNSGSGSSVDELVITSTFGTLLSVVYIVGVSGNVYTLVVMCHSIRFATSMYISIINLALADLLYLSTIPFVVCTYFLKDWYFGDVGCRILLSLDLLTMHASIFTLTVMCTERYLAVTKPLDTVRRSKSYRKALAWGVWLLSLVLTLPMMVMVTETTKSASNGGVKRMCAPTWAPRAYKIYLTVLFGTSIMAPGLIIGYLYTKLARTYLESQKNSVINKRNKRSPKQKVLVMIFTIVLVFWACFLPFWIWQLFPLYHNKPLSLASHTHTCINYLVACLTYSNSCINPFLYTLLTKNYREYLKNRHKSFYRYTSSFKQRAPSLHSCGKSASSSNQFEFNSETLVMGTLQGQ; this is encoded by the coding sequence ATGAACCACAACAAGACTGTTAACCATAATGTCAGTCCGCCAGCTCCAAACAGCGGCTCCGGGAGCAGCGTGGACGAGCTGGTTATCACCTCCACTTTCGGGACCTTGTTGTCGGTCGTCTACATAGTCGGCGTGTCGGGGAATGTGTACACTCTAGTAGTGATGTGTCATTCTATCCGCTTCGCCACCTCCATGTACATCTCCATCATTAACCTAGCGCTAGCGGACCTCTTGTACCTCTCCACAATCCCGTTCGTGGTGTGCACCTACTTCCTCAAGGACTGGTACTTCGGAGATGTGGGCTGCCGCATCCTCCTCAGCCTGGACCTGCTCACCATGCACGCCAGCATATTTACCCTCACTGTGATGTGCACGGAGCGCTACCTGGCCGTCACCAAGCCCCTTGACACGGTACGGCGCTCCAAGAGCTACCGAAAAGCCCTGGCCTGGGGGGTATGGCTGCTCTCTCTGGTCCTCACCTTACCCATGATGGTCATGGTCACAGAGACCACTAAGAGCGCGTCCAACGGGGGGGTGAAGAGGATGTGCGCGCCCACCTGGGCGCCCCGGGCGTATAAGATCTACCTGACCGTTTTGTTTGGCACGAGCATCATGGCACCTGGGTTGATTATCGGCTATTTGTATACGAAGTTAGCCCGGACTTATTTAGAGTCCCAGAAGAACTCGGTCATCAACAAAAGGAACAAGCGCTCCCCGAAGCAGAAAGTCTTGGTAATGATTTTCACTATAGTTCTGGTGTTCTGGGCGTGTTTCCTTCCGTTCTGGATATGGCAACTGTTCCCGTTGTACCACAACAAACCGTTAAGCCTggcatctcacacacacacctgtattaacTACCTGGTGGCCTGTCTCACCTACAGCAACAGCTGCATTAACCCCTTCCTCTACACCCTCCTCACCAAGAACTACAGGGAATACCTGAAGAACAGACACAAGAGTTTCTACCGCTACACCTCGTCTTTTAAGCAGCGCGCTCCCAGCTTGCATTCCTGCGGGAAGTCGGCCTCCTCCTCGAATCAGTTTGAGTTTAACTCGGAGACGCTGGTGATGGGGACTCTGCAGGGACAGTGA